One genomic window of Cercospora beticola chromosome 5, complete sequence includes the following:
- a CDS encoding uncharacterized protein (SMCOG1087:hypothetical protein~antiSMASH:Cluster_7): MAGEMPFHVAIVGGGLCGITLGIALQRHNINFTLYESRSSFTEIGAGINFGPSALRCLRLIDSSLGEKVLKLATRNPPPHEEIWSFFRYGAPWGDHADGEIFHEIPSPPTGNMTLHRQELLSLLAEEMGPGHAEFNKKLASFSQTSSHVTVNFTDNTSVTTNLLIACDGIHSKVRACMFGPDSPLSKPKFNASGAYRALIPMDAAISVLGESARLSSISFGPGGYLITYPVSNGTKLNCGAWTSRCEGTEGEWPHDEWVVPNQGEQFKRDFGNFGPRAQKILSFFDPNPDFWATHHHTHQPESGFTDGLVLLIGDAAHSMPPHQGAGASQAIEDAYVLSGVLAHVPSVSSSVSLSKKLKAALQSVDKIRAPRANRVHQLSHQAGEESFNFWDLKLEGEELKEWCREKEQRLNWIWQEDMEKEADEGKQILRDKLKELEGNDELKAESG, from the coding sequence ATGGCGGGTGAAATGCCATTTCACGTCGCCATTGTGGGCGGCGGTCTCTGCGGCATTACTCTTGGCATAGCTCTGCAAAGACACAACATCAACTTCACGCTCTACGAATCCCGCAGCTCGTTTACAGAAATCGGTGCTGGAATCAACTTTGGTCCATCAGCCCTCCGCTGTCTTCGTCTCATCGACTCATCTTTGGGCGAAAAAGTCCTCAAGCTCGCCACCAGGAATCCTCCACCTCACGAGGAGATATGGAGCTTCTTCCGCTACGGTGCACCATGGGGCGATCATGCCGATGGTGAGATCTTCCACGAGATTCCCAGCCCTCCCACCGGCAACATGACCCTTCATCGTCAAGAACTACTTTCCCTCCTCGCTGAAGAAATGGGCCCTGGACATGCCGAATTCAACAAAAAGCTCGCTTCGTTTTCACAGACTTCATCTCACGTCACGGTTAACTTCACCGACAACACCTCCGTGACCACCAACCTCCTCATCGCCTGCGATGGCATCCACTCCAAGGTTCGAGCCTGCATGTTCGGCCCTGACAGCCCCCTTAGCAAGCCCAAGTTCAACGCTAGTGGAGCGTACAGAGCCCTCATTCCAATGGACGCCGCCATCTCCGTCCTGGGCGAATCTGCCCGCCTGAGCTCCATCTCATTCGGGCCCGGCGGCTATCTGATTACGTATCCAGTATCAAATGGCACAAAACTCAATTGTGGTGCCTGGACGTCCCGTTGCGAAGGAACAGAAGGCGAATGGCCGCACGACGAGTGGGTAGTCCCTAACCAGGGTGAACAATTCAAACGCGATTTCGGAAATTTCGGTCCCAGAGCGCAGAAGATTTTATCCTTTTTCGACCCCAATCCCGATTTCTGGGCCACCCATCATCATACTCATCAGCCCGAATCCGGATTCACCGATGGCTTGGTCCTCCTCATTGGGGATGCGGCACATTCTATGCCCCCTCACCAAGGAGCCGGGGCATCTCAAGCAATCGAAGACGCGTACGTTCTATCTGGAGTCCTGGCACATGTACCATCCGTCTCTTCGAGCGTCTCGTTGTCAAAGAAATTGAAAGCCGCTCTGCAATCCGTCGACAAAATTCGTGCTCCGAGGGCAAATCGCGTGCATCAACTCTCACATCAGGCAGGAGAAGAGTCTTTCAACTTTTGGGACCTCAAACTAGAAGGTGAAGAATTGAAAGAGTGGTGTCGGGAGAAAGAACAGAGGTTGAACTGGATCTGGCAGGAGGATATGGAGAAAGAGGCGGATGAGGGAAAGCAGATTTTGAGAGACAAATTGAAAGAGTTGGAGGGAAATGACGAGCTTAAGGCTGAATCAGGCTGA
- a CDS encoding uncharacterized protein (antiSMASH:Cluster_7), whose translation MTMQEGHSRVSTHLTPVEQVYKAELAALNRIAESGIYKEYTHETTPEGSRIWTLKRKRSLTEQNLRRLNQHHRNKVPKLSPIGIDFLSPTGNTEWKDIRLSYLLEKPHWAEEGGVLMHKAYLRACAGVIPPRYSPWDFVSNGMPAQFYESEEEKQWWETHNDPYYSKLGCAHGEVRKGFTQEWCYDVKLKVWYRQVKILEEWKFSPEDWKERWVIRSERKRLERNAGEISPRDTKTPEAEAVEDTDQIDVLRKGAAGELGQSGAQQHMMQPVLDDTGLSFVRWAPQSKTVDSPDTRKASLLPQPIVDEAGLSFVGWQQKEKKKRSPSPQRPVNHLGFHSTKKPRGKKRKLSNYVRHSQVDKKSRARRRSLEKPAPRRQQKISLHDVIVDETGLSVVGWTRSNAVKRKA comes from the coding sequence ATGACGATGCAAGAAGGTCACAGCAGAGTGTCAACACACTTGACGCCTGTCGAGCAAGTATACAAGGCAGAACTTGCAGCTCTCAACAGGATAGCAGAGTCCGGCATCTACAAGGAATATACACACGAAACCACCCCAGAAGGATCGCGTATCTGGACACTCAAACGCAAGCGTTCGCTCACAGAACAGAATCTCCGACGCCTCAATCAACATCACCGCAACAAGGTCCCAAAACTATCACCGATCGGCATCGACTTCCTCTCGCCCACCGGCAATACTGAATGGAAGGATATTAGGCTCTCCTATCTCCTGGAGAAACCTCACTGGGCCGAGGAAGGCGGCGTTCTAATGCACAAAGCCTATCTCCGCGCATGTGCGGGCGTCATTCCACCGCGTTACTCGCCTTGGGACTTCGTGAGCAATGGTATGCCCGCACAGTTCTacgagagcgaggaagagaagcagtGGTGGGAGACGCATAATGATCCTTATTATTCGAAGCTTGGTTGTGCCCATGGGGAAGTCAGGAAAGGTTTTACGCAGGAGTGGTGCTACGATGTGAAATTGAAAGTCTGGTACAGACAGGTGAAGATCTTGGAGGAGTGGAAGTTTTCGCCGGAGGATTGGAAGGAAAGGTGGGTGATCAGGAgcgagaggaagaggcttgAAAGGAACGCGGGCGAGATCAGTCCGAGGGATACGAAGACCCCGGAGGCGGAAGCGGTGGAGGATACAGATCAAATCGATGTTTTGCGGAaaggtgctgctggcgagctgGGCCAATCTGGTGCTCAACAGCATATGATGCAGCCTGTTCTGGATGACACGGGACTATCATTTGTTCGCTGGGCACCACAATCCAAGACAGTTGATTCGCCGGACACGAGGAAGGCATCTCTCCTCCCGCAAcccatcgtcgacgaagctgGCCTGTCTTTTGTGGGCTGGCAacagaaagagaagaagaaacggtctccatctcctcaaCGGCCTGTAAATCATCTCGGATTTCATTCAACCAAGAAGCCCCGCGGCAAAAAGCGCAAGCTCTCGAACTACGTTAGGCACTCGCAGGTTGACAAAAAGTCCCGTGCTCGTCGCCGTTCACTGGAAAAGCCAGCTCCACGACGACAGCAGAAAATCTCCTTGCACGATGTGATTGTTGACGAAACCGGCCTTTCAGTCGTTGGATGGACGCGTTCGAATGCGGTGAAGAGGAAAGCATGA
- a CDS encoding uncharacterized protein (antiSMASH:Cluster_7), which translates to MRLFTQIKALGDATNRLPKTKGRDAKPKAKPRSRSDSLPVCNITQKEFSIATPSAGSIARRRSEKHVATVTTELMEDKHPLLHADSMEQTPDPSPTVTALTCCVRPTNQHNPYFPPLPQNRKRKRELDGFVKRVKSVKLSVNKKMLMELFDESQNDLRRFQIRGAAIEVEPLRDELDITSSADAIRRCDLVLQSRSNSVAFRTF; encoded by the coding sequence ATGCGGCTCTTCACTCAAATCAAGGCGTTGGGCGATGCCACGAACCGTCTCCCAAAGACGAAGGGTAGGGATGCCAAGCCCAAAGCAAAACCGCGATCCAGATCCGACAGTCTGCCTGTCTGCAACATTACCCAAAAGGAGTTCTCGATAGCAACACCTTCTGCTGGATCAATCGCTAGACGTCGGTCCGAGAAACATGTGGCCACCGTCACGACCGAGTTGATGGAAGACAAGCACCCGCTTCTGCATGCAGATTCGATGGAGCAGACGCCTGATCCAAGCCCTACGGTCACGGCACTCACCTGTTGCGTCAGACCGACGAACCAGCATAACCCATACTTTCCGCCACTTCCTCAAAATCGAAAACGAAAACGAGAGCTCGACGGGTTTGTTAAGCGAGTGAAATCTGTGAAACTGTCGGTGAACAAGAAGATGCTCATGGAGCTATTCGACGAGTCGCAGAACGATTTACGTCGCTTTCAAATTCGAGGCGCTGCAATCGAGGTTGAACCTCTACGGGATGAATTAGACATCACAAGCTCGGCGGACGCTATTCGGCGGTGTGACCTGGTTCTGCAGTCCAGGAGCAATTCAGTGGCCTTCAGAACATTCTAA